The following proteins are co-located in the Aggregatibacter aphrophilus ATCC 33389 genome:
- a CDS encoding ABC transporter ATP-binding protein/permease, producing MQNRTTLMITHDLALAAKTDRILFINNGTIEEQGNHQQLLAQGGNYANWWKLQLS from the coding sequence ATGCAAAATCGTACGACATTAATGATTACCCATGATTTAGCGTTAGCCGCCAAAACCGATCGTATTTTATTCATCAACAATGGAACGATTGAAGAACAAGGCAACCATCAACAATTGTTGGCACAGGGTGGTAACTACGCTAATTGGTGGAAATTACAACTGAGTTAA
- a CDS encoding UDP binding domain-containing protein, producing MKRYQYIGTHYNNPSFGYGGYCLPKDTKQLLANYKNVPQNLISAIVQSNDTRKDFIASEVLKRKPSTVGIYRLTMKSGSDNFRSSSIQCVMQRIKEQGVEVIVYEPEYSGQEFLDCKVIGDLNHFKQQSDVILANRLTTDIEDVLGKVYTRDLKGNDL from the coding sequence TTGAAACGGTATCAGTACATTGGGACACATTACAACAATCCATCTTTTGGTTATGGTGGCTATTGCTTACCAAAAGATACCAAACAATTGTTAGCCAACTACAAAAATGTTCCACAAAACTTAATCAGTGCTATCGTGCAATCTAACGATACTCGAAAAGATTTTATTGCCAGTGAAGTATTAAAAAGAAAACCATCCACTGTTGGTATTTATCGCTTAACCATGAAATCCGGTTCTGATAATTTCCGCAGCTCCAGTATTCAATGCGTTATGCAAAGAATTAAAGAGCAAGGCGTAGAAGTGATTGTGTATGAACCGGAATACAGCGGACAAGAATTTCTTGATTGCAAAGTCATCGGCGACTTAAATCACTTTAAGCAACAATCCGATGTAATTTTAGCCAACCGCCTGACCACAGATATTGAGGATGTGCTCGGCAAAGTTTACACCCGCGATCTCAAAGGC
- a CDS encoding phosphotransferase family protein, producing MLTHADKQIIAGDMALPGLAALLDSNLLLSKLQQLPRLQSAVKIQVKYLRYKPANSCACTLKVQLADGSMQYYFAKALTPERFAESWNNPKRQKLIQEKNPNAPLALFDLYIMLLHPAHDRSIRYLGWLVDPQARGQILQLCGLEKNQSDAVDINILRYKPERRLVAGVRYNSRYVAVVRCIHPKDFGKILSASAFGIAQNELQLLGVDGTNCTLATCWLEGRSLCPEEQAIASDDILAQLANKLYQLHHSSYQPPIKYGIADEIQSMQGVLLTFNAILPQQATWFAELMEQTVQGLQRQKDVFQLIHGDFSLDQVVENQGKLHLLDWDRCAAGNPLMDLATFIARLEFQVIEGFLPGWQANRLVQTFLYHYQQNAHGDLSGLTYFVASALLRLATEPFRGRTSQWAEYTLQLLQRVSCLLNEKDPSYLSLEKKTSFLKTIHYLEISLIWITCKLA from the coding sequence ATGCTTACTCACGCTGACAAACAAATTATTGCCGGTGATATGGCATTGCCCGGCTTGGCTGCATTGCTCGATTCCAACTTGCTGTTAAGCAAATTGCAACAGCTACCGCGCTTACAAAGTGCGGTCAAAATTCAAGTTAAATATTTGCGCTACAAACCTGCCAATAGTTGCGCTTGTACATTAAAGGTACAACTGGCTGATGGCTCTATGCAATATTATTTTGCCAAAGCCCTAACGCCTGAACGCTTTGCCGAATCTTGGAACAATCCCAAGCGTCAAAAGCTAATTCAAGAGAAGAATCCGAATGCACCGTTGGCCTTGTTTGATCTCTACATTATGTTGTTACACCCAGCTCACGATCGCAGCATCCGTTATTTGGGTTGGTTAGTTGATCCACAAGCACGCGGGCAAATTCTGCAGTTATGCGGTTTAGAAAAAAATCAAAGTGATGCTGTGGATATTAATATCTTACGTTACAAACCGGAACGCCGATTAGTAGCAGGTGTTCGTTATAACAGTCGTTACGTGGCGGTAGTACGTTGCATTCACCCGAAAGATTTCGGAAAAATATTAAGTGCCTCCGCATTTGGCATAGCACAAAATGAATTACAGCTACTTGGTGTAGATGGTACAAATTGTACCTTAGCAACCTGTTGGTTAGAGGGGCGTAGTCTATGTCCGGAAGAGCAGGCTATCGCCTCAGATGACATACTTGCACAATTGGCAAATAAGCTCTATCAACTGCACCATAGCAGCTATCAACCACCGATAAAATATGGTATTGCTGATGAAATTCAGTCGATGCAAGGCGTGTTGTTGACGTTTAATGCCATTTTGCCTCAACAAGCCACATGGTTTGCTGAATTAATGGAACAAACTGTGCAAGGATTACAGCGCCAAAAAGATGTTTTCCAATTAATTCACGGGGATTTTTCTTTAGATCAAGTTGTAGAAAATCAGGGCAAATTACATCTTCTTGATTGGGATCGCTGTGCAGCAGGAAATCCGTTGATGGATTTAGCTACTTTCATCGCAAGACTGGAATTTCAAGTTATTGAGGGATTTTTACCGGGCTGGCAAGCCAATAGATTGGTACAGACTTTTCTTTACCACTATCAACAAAACGCCCATGGCGATTTAAGCGGTCTAACCTATTTTGTCGCCTCTGCACTATTACGCTTAGCAACAGAACCGTTCCGCGGACGTACATCACAATGGGCAGAATATACCTTGCAACTATTACAACGGGTAAGTTGTTTGCTCAACGAAAAAGATCCTTCGTATTTATCCCTAGAGAAAAAAACTTCTTTTTTGAAAACGATCCACTACTTGGAGATCTCACTCATTTGGATCACATGCAAACTCGCCTAA